One Desulfovibrio fairfieldensis genomic window carries:
- a CDS encoding alpha/beta hydrolase family protein — protein MSAVPAGSAAAADSYQVGFRTLGQWSADTNLRLDVNIWYPSLRPPRELNYAPWTIAAARNGKPVEGRFPLLLLSHASPGTRFSYHDTAAWLASCGFVVAAPTHSQDCMDNMSLLFTWRQLETRAKELSSTIDLLLADQELAASIDKNRIGLLGFGTGGTAALLLGGALPDCASWPEYCAKAGRRDMYCNRWARDRVNAICQSLPLTESLADPRIKAVAAAAPGFGMLFSPASFRYFYPPLLLIAAESDVMNRPSLHADTIARLLNGKARYLSLPGADTGALMSPCPEALAAELPELCRSVSPEERRAIHRHMDDALSDFFLHVLGSGKNLPVIPPPPDLTPPPPPAPQLPAPAPRPRQHRSR, from the coding sequence TTGTCGGCTGTCCCGGCAGGCAGCGCCGCGGCGGCCGATTCCTACCAGGTAGGCTTCCGCACGCTGGGACAGTGGTCGGCGGACACCAATCTGCGCCTGGACGTCAATATCTGGTATCCCAGCCTCCGGCCCCCGCGCGAACTTAATTACGCGCCCTGGACCATTGCCGCCGCGCGTAACGGCAAGCCGGTGGAGGGGCGCTTTCCCCTGCTGCTCTTGTCCCACGCGTCGCCGGGCACGCGTTTTTCCTACCATGACACAGCCGCCTGGCTGGCTTCTTGCGGCTTTGTGGTGGCCGCGCCCACCCATTCCCAGGACTGCATGGACAATATGAGCCTGCTTTTCACCTGGCGGCAGCTGGAAACCAGGGCCAAAGAACTTTCGTCCACCATCGACCTTTTGCTGGCCGACCAGGAGCTTGCCGCCAGCATTGATAAAAACCGCATCGGCCTGCTGGGCTTCGGCACGGGGGGCACCGCCGCCCTGCTGCTGGGCGGGGCCCTGCCTGACTGCGCCTCCTGGCCGGAATACTGCGCAAAAGCCGGACGCCGGGATATGTATTGCAACCGTTGGGCAAGGGACCGGGTAAACGCCATCTGCCAAAGCCTGCCGCTGACGGAAAGCCTGGCCGATCCCCGGATCAAGGCCGTGGCCGCTGCCGCCCCCGGTTTCGGCATGCTGTTCAGCCCCGCGTCCTTTCGCTATTTTTACCCGCCGCTGCTGCTTATCGCCGCCGAAAGCGACGTCATGAACCGCCCTTCCCTGCACGCCGATACCATTGCCCGACTGCTGAACGGCAAGGCCCGCTATCTCAGTCTTCCGGGCGCGGATACCGGCGCGCTGATGTCTCCCTGCCCGGAGGCCCTGGCCGCTGAGCTGCCCGAACTCTGCCGCTCGGTGAGCCCGGAGGAGCGCCGGGCCATTCACCGGCACATGGATGACGCCCTCAGCGACTTTTTTCTTCATGTTCTGGGCAGCGGTAAAAATCTGCCCGTTATTCCCCCGCCGCCGGACCTGACGCCGCCGCCTCCGCCCGCGCCGCAGCTCCCCGCGCCCGCGCCGCGTCCACGGCAGCACCGCTCTCGCTGA
- a CDS encoding DUF190 domain-containing protein → MRGWQLTFYTQQGRSHGTRSIAEWLVAEAKALGISGATMSAAQGGYGRDGRLHWANFFELAEQPLEVTMALSDEAAERLFARIAAEGLRIFYTKVPVEFGITGEK, encoded by the coding sequence ATGCGGGGCTGGCAACTGACGTTTTACACGCAGCAGGGCCGCAGCCACGGCACGCGCAGCATTGCCGAATGGCTGGTGGCGGAGGCAAAGGCTCTCGGCATCAGCGGCGCGACTATGAGCGCGGCCCAAGGCGGTTACGGACGGGACGGCAGGCTGCATTGGGCCAACTTTTTCGAGCTGGCCGAGCAACCGCTGGAAGTGACCATGGCGCTCAGCGACGAAGCGGCGGAACGCCTGTTCGCCCGCATTGCGGCCGAAGGCCTGCGCATTTTTTATACCAAAGTGCCGGTGGAGTTCGGCATTACCGGCGAAAAATAG
- the crcB gene encoding fluoride efflux transporter CrcB: protein MIHSLLAICVGASAGAVLRWLLGLALNPVFPTLPLGTLAANWLGGYIIGLALSIFAFFPSLGAEWRLLVVTGFLGALTTFSTFSAEVATLIQQGRLFWAGGAVALHVCGSLAMTFLGMGTFALIRCLLGSWR from the coding sequence ATGATCCATTCTCTGCTTGCCATCTGCGTGGGCGCGTCGGCCGGGGCCGTCTTGCGCTGGCTGCTCGGCCTGGCGCTGAACCCCGTCTTTCCGACCCTGCCCTTGGGCACCCTGGCCGCCAACTGGCTGGGGGGCTATATCATCGGCCTGGCGCTCAGCATTTTTGCCTTTTTCCCTTCGCTGGGCGCGGAATGGCGCCTACTGGTGGTGACGGGCTTTCTGGGCGCGCTGACCACCTTCTCCACCTTTTCCGCGGAAGTGGCGACCCTGATTCAGCAGGGGCGATTGTTCTGGGCCGGAGGAGCCGTGGCGCTGCATGTCTGCGGTTCTCTGGCCATGACTTTTCTGGGCATGGGCACCTTTGCCCTGATCCGCTGTCTTTTGGGCTCGTGGCGCTGA
- a CDS encoding L-lactate permease, whose protein sequence is MSIGMLALLAVIPIVAALVLMVGLRWPATRAMPVAWLACVICGLIGWNLDVMYLLALSLQGVVVAVGVLIIVFGAILILYTLEKSGGMETIQHGMQNVSRDRRLQAIIIGFMFGAFIEGAAGFGTPAALAAPLLLALGFPAMAAAVICLVFNSVPVTFGAVGTPVIVGFGFLKGPVAEAVANNPNLPFTTYDGFCKAVGEWATFMHAPMAIILTIFMLGFLTRFFGAEKSWSIGFRAWKYCVFAAVCFLIPYLLCAWLLGPEFPSMLGGLLGLAVVIWGTKKGFCVPKDVWGFPPHSEWDPSWSGTVPLNTKTEFQAHMSQFMAWLPYVIICALLVISRIPQLGLKAWLTAQKLNFVDILGFKGVSASIDYLYVPGTFFVVVALLTILLHKMPGSAVKDAWAESFRKMKAPTIALIFAVALVSIFRGSATNPLGVPSMPLALAEAVAAAAGSVWPMLAAFVGGLGAFITGSNTVSDLMFGEFQWGMAGALGLPRQIIVAAQAVGGAMGNMICVHNIVAACAVVGLSGREGEVLKRTFWPFMLYGIVVGIICWVLIAMNPNVF, encoded by the coding sequence ATGTCTATTGGAATGCTGGCGTTACTGGCGGTCATCCCCATTGTGGCGGCCCTTGTCCTGATGGTGGGTTTGCGTTGGCCCGCCACACGGGCCATGCCCGTAGCTTGGCTCGCCTGCGTGATCTGCGGCCTGATCGGCTGGAATCTGGACGTCATGTATCTGCTGGCGCTTTCCCTGCAAGGCGTGGTGGTGGCCGTGGGCGTGCTGATTATCGTCTTCGGCGCCATTCTTATTTTGTACACCCTGGAAAAAAGCGGGGGCATGGAGACCATCCAGCACGGCATGCAGAATGTAAGCCGTGACCGGCGCCTCCAGGCCATCATCATCGGCTTTATGTTCGGCGCGTTCATCGAAGGCGCGGCGGGCTTCGGCACGCCGGCGGCCCTGGCCGCGCCCCTGCTGCTCGCCCTGGGCTTCCCGGCCATGGCGGCCGCGGTGATCTGCCTGGTCTTCAACAGCGTGCCCGTGACCTTCGGCGCGGTGGGCACGCCGGTCATCGTGGGCTTCGGCTTCCTGAAAGGCCCCGTGGCCGAAGCCGTCGCCAACAATCCCAACCTCCCTTTCACCACGTATGACGGTTTCTGCAAAGCCGTGGGCGAGTGGGCCACTTTCATGCACGCCCCCATGGCCATCATTCTGACCATCTTCATGCTCGGCTTCCTGACCCGCTTTTTCGGCGCGGAAAAGTCCTGGTCCATCGGCTTTCGGGCCTGGAAATACTGCGTGTTCGCCGCGGTCTGCTTCCTGATCCCCTATCTGCTCTGCGCATGGCTGCTCGGGCCGGAATTCCCCAGCATGCTCGGCGGCCTGCTCGGCTTGGCCGTGGTGATCTGGGGCACTAAGAAAGGCTTCTGCGTGCCCAAGGACGTCTGGGGCTTCCCGCCGCACAGTGAGTGGGACCCCTCCTGGTCCGGCACCGTGCCTTTGAACACCAAGACCGAATTCCAGGCTCACATGAGCCAGTTCATGGCTTGGCTGCCCTATGTGATCATCTGCGCCCTGCTGGTCATCTCCCGTATTCCCCAGTTGGGCCTCAAGGCCTGGCTCACGGCCCAGAAGCTGAACTTCGTCGACATCCTGGGCTTCAAGGGCGTCAGCGCCAGCATTGATTACCTCTATGTGCCCGGCACCTTCTTCGTCGTAGTGGCCCTGTTGACCATTCTGCTGCACAAGATGCCCGGCTCCGCCGTGAAGGACGCCTGGGCCGAGAGTTTCCGCAAGATGAAGGCCCCGACCATCGCCCTGATCTTTGCCGTGGCTCTGGTGTCCATCTTCCGCGGTTCCGCCACCAACCCGCTGGGCGTGCCCTCCATGCCTCTGGCCCTGGCCGAGGCCGTGGCCGCCGCCGCCGGCAGCGTCTGGCCCATGCTGGCCGCTTTCGTGGGCGGTCTCGGCGCGTTCATTACCGGCTCCAACACGGTTTCCGACCTGATGTTCGGTGAATTCCAGTGGGGCATGGCGGGCGCACTGGGATTGCCCCGCCAGATCATCGTGGCCGCCCAGGCCGTGGGCGGCGCCATGGGCAATATGATCTGCGTGCACAACATCGTGGCCGCCTGCGCCGTGGTGGGCCTCTCCGGCCGTGAAGGCGAGGTGCTCAAGCGCACCTTCTGGCCCTTCATGCTCTACGGCATTGTCGTGGGCATCATCTGCTGGGTGCTCATCGCCATGAATCCCAACGTGTTCTAA
- a CDS encoding DedA family protein gives MEMVSYFLDFVLHIDVHLFELVEQYGLWVYAILFVIVFCETGLVVTPFLPGDSLLFASGVVAGAGLMGYGEIMLVLLAAGILGDAVNYCIGRHVGPAIFSRENRLIKKEHLLKAHQFYERHGGKAIVLARFVPIVRTFAPFVAGIALMHPTTFFFYNITGCILWVGGLVSAGYFLGNLTWVRENFGIIVYAIIVISVLPVAVEVIRAKWGRKKKDGGPDAR, from the coding sequence ATGGAAATGGTCAGTTATTTTCTGGATTTTGTGCTGCACATTGACGTGCATCTGTTTGAGCTGGTGGAGCAGTACGGGCTCTGGGTCTATGCAATTCTTTTCGTCATCGTCTTTTGTGAAACCGGCCTGGTGGTCACGCCTTTTCTGCCGGGCGATTCCCTGCTGTTTGCTTCCGGCGTGGTGGCGGGCGCGGGGCTCATGGGCTACGGCGAGATCATGCTGGTACTGCTGGCCGCCGGTATTTTGGGCGACGCCGTGAACTACTGCATCGGACGGCATGTGGGACCGGCCATTTTTTCCCGCGAAAACCGGCTGATCAAGAAAGAGCATTTGCTCAAGGCCCATCAGTTTTATGAGCGGCACGGCGGCAAAGCCATTGTGCTGGCGCGTTTTGTGCCCATTGTGCGCACATTTGCGCCCTTTGTGGCGGGCATCGCCCTGATGCACCCCACCACCTTCTTTTTCTACAATATTACCGGCTGCATTCTCTGGGTGGGCGGGCTTGTGTCCGCCGGTTATTTCCTGGGCAACCTCACCTGGGTGCGCGAGAATTTCGGCATCATCGTCTATGCTATTATCGTCATTTCCGTATTGCCCGTGGCTGTTGAAGTGATCCGGGCCAAGTGGGGGCGGAAAAAGAAGGACGGCGGCCCTGACGCGCGCTGA